The following are encoded in a window of Castanea sativa cultivar Marrone di Chiusa Pesio chromosome 9, ASM4071231v1 genomic DNA:
- the LOC142609259 gene encoding uncharacterized protein LOC142609259, with product MDEVTSTETSPSSNQEVPNDESSLWQYVTKVKKPIGASVKSGGNTYFKCNYCGVVYMGSYSRVKAHLLKIPNKGIKPCPKVTPSHRLEMQQMHDQVENDKLERERRSKISLPPPPPGRGPIPISPFRRHERSDSTNPIDGKRRKVAVNNTLEKAYQNNARHELDSRIARMFYTGGLPFNFARNPYYRNSYAYVATYSIPGYVPPGYNALRTTLLQKERAYVEGLLKPIKDFWLENGVSIVFDGWSNPQRRPLINIMVVSDGGPVFIKVIDGSGEFKNKHYITRVLKDAIKEIGHEKVVQVITDNASVMKAAGSLIEVADTRFASVVVMLKRLKLTKRCLQAMAISDQWASYREDDIGKAQKVKDLILSDLWWDNIDYILEFTAPIYDMLQIADTDKSCLHLMYEM from the exons ATGGACGAAGTTACTAGCACAGAAACTTCACCTTCGTCTAATCAAGAAGTGCCAAATGATGAATCTTCTCTTTGGCAGTATGTGACTAAAGttaaaaaaccaattggtgcATCTGTTAAATCAGGGGGAAACACCTACTTTAAGTGCAATTATTGTGGTGTAGTTTATATGGGATCTTATTCTAGGGTTAaggctcatttattaaaaattccTAATAAAGGAATTAAACCGTGCCCTAAGGTGACACCGAGTCATAGGCTGGAAATGCAGCAAATGCATGATCAAGTTGAGAATGATAAGTTAGAGAGAGAACGGAGAAGTAAAATTTCCTTACCCCCGCCCCCCCCAGGCCGTGGGCCTATACCTATTTCCCCATTTCGGAGACATGAAAGGAGTGATAGTACAAATCCAATTGATGGTAAGAGGAGGAAGGTGGCTGTGAATAATACTTTAGAGAAAGCATAccagaataatgctagacatgaaTTGGATAGTAGAATTGCTAGGATGTTTTACACCGGTGGGCTTCCGTTTAACTTTGCAAGGAACCCATATTATCGTAATTCCTATGCATATGTTGCTACTTATAGCATTCCGGGCTATGTTCCTCCTGGATACAATGCTTTGagaacaacacttttgcaaaaagaaagagcTTATGTTGAAGgacttttgaaaccaattaaggaCTTTTGGCTTGAAAATGGTGTAAGTATAGTTTTTGATGGATGGTCAAATCCACAAAGGAGacctcttattaatattatggttGTATCAGATGGTGGTCCAGTGTTTATAAAGGTAATTGATGGGTCAGGGGAGTTCAAAAACAAACATTATATTACTAGGGTGTTGAAGGATGCTATAAAAGAGATTGGACATGAAAAAGTTGTCCAAGTCATCACTGATAATGCTAGTGTGATGAAGGCTGCTGGATCTCTTATTGAAG TTGCTGATACTAGATTTGCTTCGGTTGTTGTAATGCTAAAAAGGTTGAAGTTGACAAAAAGATGTCTTCAAGCCATGGCTATTAGTGACCAATGGGCTTCTTATAGGGAGGATGATATTGGAAAAGCTCAAAAAGTGAAAGATCTGATTCTAAGTGATCTTTGGTGGGATAATATTGATTATATCCTTGAATTCACAGcacctatttatgatatgctACAAATAGCCGACACAGATAAGTCTTGTCTTCATCTTATGTATGAGATGTGA